One segment of Fuscovulum ytuae DNA contains the following:
- a CDS encoding NAD(P)(+) transhydrogenase (Re/Si-specific) subunit beta: protein MEYGFTTAAYVVAAVLFIQSLGGLSGQESAKRAVWYGIVGMALAVAATLYGPGAGNWLISLVMVAVGGVIGWYVAQRVQMTEMPQLVAAMHSLVGLAAVFIGFNTHIELTAIAGMDDAAREALTGFAAKIAEKTAVEVAILRVETFLGVFIGAVTFTGSVIAFGKLAGKVDGKAKKLPGGHVLNAGAAIISLVLLFVYLQSGSTLALLVMTLAALFIGYHLIMGIGGADMPVVVSMLNSYSGWAAAAIGFSLSNDLLIVVGALVGSSGAILSYIMCKAMNRSFISVILGGFGGTTGPAMEVTGEQIAIDADGVAAALNDADSVIIIPGYGMAVAQAQQSVSELTRKLRAKGKNVRFAIHPVAGRLPGHMNVLLAEAKVPYDIVLEMDEINEDFPETDVAIVIGSNDIVNPAAQEDPNSPIAGMPVLECWKAKQVFVSKRGQGTGYSGIENPLFYKENTRMFYGDAKKSIDALLPMID from the coding sequence ATGGAATACGGATTTACGACCGCGGCTTATGTCGTTGCTGCGGTGCTTTTCATCCAGTCGCTTGGCGGCTTGTCGGGGCAGGAAAGCGCCAAGCGCGCGGTGTGGTATGGCATTGTCGGCATGGCGCTGGCGGTGGCGGCGACGCTTTATGGCCCCGGTGCGGGCAACTGGCTGATTTCTCTGGTCATGGTGGCCGTGGGCGGCGTGATCGGCTGGTATGTGGCGCAGCGGGTGCAGATGACCGAGATGCCGCAGCTTGTGGCGGCGATGCACTCTCTCGTCGGTTTGGCGGCGGTGTTCATCGGGTTCAACACCCATATCGAACTGACCGCGATTGCCGGGATGGACGATGCGGCGCGCGAGGCGCTGACGGGCTTTGCCGCAAAGATCGCCGAGAAGACGGCGGTCGAGGTGGCCATTCTGCGGGTGGAGACCTTCCTTGGTGTCTTCATCGGGGCGGTGACCTTTACCGGGTCGGTGATTGCCTTTGGCAAGCTGGCAGGCAAGGTGGACGGGAAGGCCAAGAAGCTGCCCGGTGGGCATGTGCTGAATGCGGGCGCGGCGATCATCTCGCTGGTGTTGCTGTTCGTTTACTTGCAGTCGGGGTCGACGCTGGCGCTTTTGGTGATGACGCTGGCCGCGCTGTTCATTGGCTATCACCTGATCATGGGGATCGGCGGGGCGGATATGCCGGTCGTTGTGTCGATGCTGAACAGCTATTCCGGCTGGGCGGCGGCGGCGATCGGCTTCTCGCTGTCCAACGACCTGCTGATCGTTGTTGGCGCGTTGGTCGGTTCTTCGGGTGCGATCCTGTCCTACATCATGTGTAAGGCGATGAACCGGTCTTTCATCAGCGTGATCCTTGGCGGTTTCGGTGGCACCACTGGGCCGGCGATGGAGGTCACCGGTGAGCAGATCGCCATCGACGCCGATGGCGTGGCGGCGGCGCTGAATGATGCGGATAGCGTCATCATCATTCCGGGTTACGGCATGGCGGTGGCGCAGGCGCAGCAGTCGGTGTCGGAACTGACGCGTAAGCTGCGGGCGAAGGGCAAGAATGTGCGTTTTGCCATTCACCCCGTGGCGGGCCGTCTGCCGGGGCATATGAACGTGCTTCTGGCAGAGGCGAAGGTGCCCTATGACATCGTGCTGGAGATGGACGAGATCAACGAGGACTTCCCCGAGACGGACGTCGCCATCGTGATCGGGTCGAATGACATCGTGAACCCGGCAGCACAGGAAGACCCCAACAGCCCCATCGCCGGGATGCCGGTGCTGGAATGCTGGAAGGCCAAGCAGGTCTTCGTGTCCAAGCGGGGCCAAGGGACGGGCTATTCGGGGATCGAGAACCCGCTGTTCTACAAAGAGAACACGCGGATGTTCTATGGTGACGCGAAGAAGTCCATCGATGCGCTGCTGCCGATGATCGACTGA
- a CDS encoding Re/Si-specific NAD(P)(+) transhydrogenase subunit alpha, whose amino-acid sequence MKIGAPREIFEGENRVAMTPDSVQALAKLGHSSVIEAGAGARAGFSDDAYRAAGAEVLADAKAVFEAADVVVKVRGPEASEAAMLKKGQTLISFFWPAQNEALLKQVADAGATVVAMDMVPRISRAQKMDALSSMANIAGYRAVIEAGNNFGRFFTGQVTAAGKVPPAKVLIVGAGVAGLAAIGTSVSLGAIVNAFDVRPEVAEQIESMGANFVFLEFEQTQDGAATGGYAAPSSPEFREKQLAKFRELAPDMDIVITTALIPGRPAPKLWTEDMVKMMKPGSVIVDLAAERGGNCDLTVPDQKIVTDNGVTIVGYTDFPSRMAAQASTLYATNIRHMLTDLTPKKDGVIHHNMEDDVIRGATVAHEGAVTYPPPPPKIAAIAAAKPKEKAKELTPEEKRAQEMAAFKKQTRDQVAMLVIGGGLILLAGLYAPASFMSHFIVFVLSVYVGVQVIWNVSHSLHTPLMAVTNAISSIIILGALMQIGSGNWLVVILAALSVFMAGINIFGGFMVTRRMLAMFQKS is encoded by the coding sequence GTGAAGATCGGGGCACCGAGAGAGATTTTCGAAGGCGAGAACCGCGTGGCGATGACGCCCGATTCGGTTCAGGCCTTGGCCAAGCTGGGCCATTCAAGCGTGATTGAGGCAGGCGCAGGCGCAAGGGCGGGCTTTTCGGACGATGCCTATCGCGCGGCAGGGGCCGAGGTTCTGGCCGATGCGAAGGCCGTTTTTGAGGCTGCCGATGTGGTCGTCAAAGTGCGCGGGCCGGAGGCTTCGGAAGCGGCAATGCTGAAGAAGGGGCAGACGCTCATCTCTTTCTTCTGGCCCGCGCAGAATGAGGCGCTCTTGAAGCAGGTGGCCGATGCCGGGGCGACGGTGGTTGCCATGGACATGGTGCCGCGGATTTCCCGTGCCCAGAAGATGGATGCGCTGTCGTCGATGGCCAATATCGCGGGTTACCGCGCGGTGATCGAGGCGGGGAACAATTTTGGCCGCTTCTTCACCGGGCAGGTGACGGCAGCGGGCAAGGTGCCGCCGGCCAAGGTTCTGATCGTGGGGGCGGGTGTTGCCGGGCTTGCCGCCATCGGGACCAGTGTGTCCTTGGGGGCCATCGTCAACGCCTTTGACGTGCGGCCCGAAGTGGCCGAGCAGATCGAATCGATGGGGGCGAATTTCGTCTTCCTTGAGTTCGAGCAGACGCAGGATGGGGCGGCGACGGGTGGCTATGCGGCCCCGTCTTCCCCGGAATTCCGTGAAAAGCAGCTGGCCAAGTTCCGCGAACTTGCGCCCGATATGGACATCGTCATCACCACCGCCCTGATCCCCGGCAGGCCTGCGCCGAAGCTGTGGACCGAGGATATGGTCAAGATGATGAAGCCGGGGTCGGTTATCGTCGACCTTGCGGCGGAACGGGGTGGCAACTGCGATCTGACGGTGCCTGACCAGAAGATCGTGACCGATAATGGTGTCACCATCGTCGGTTACACCGATTTCCCCAGCCGGATGGCGGCGCAGGCTTCGACGCTTTATGCGACGAACATTCGTCACATGCTGACGGACCTGACGCCCAAGAAGGACGGCGTCATCCACCACAACATGGAGGATGACGTGATCCGCGGCGCGACCGTGGCGCATGAGGGTGCGGTGACCTATCCGCCACCGCCGCCCAAGATCGCGGCCATCGCGGCAGCCAAGCCCAAGGAAAAGGCCAAGGAACTGACCCCCGAAGAGAAACGGGCGCAGGAAATGGCGGCCTTCAAAAAGCAGACCCGCGATCAGGTGGCGATGCTGGTGATCGGCGGCGGTCTGATCCTGCTTGCGGGGCTTTATGCGCCTGCCTCGTTCATGTCGCACTTCATCGTCTTCGTGCTGTCGGTCTATGTGGGCGTTCAGGTGATCTGGAACGTGTCGCATTCCTTGCACACGCCGCTGATGGCGGTGACCAACGCGATCTCGTCGATCATCATCCTTGGCGCGTTGATGCAGATCGGGTCGGGCAACTGGCTGGTCGTCATCCTTGCGGCGCTGTCGGTCTTCATGGCGGGGATCAACATATTCGGTGGCTTCATGGTCACCCGGCGCATGCTCGCCATGTTCCAGAAGTCGTAA
- a CDS encoding methyltransferase family protein — MPKFVDLPPVWLLAFIGAVWTLGHALPLPLFGALGDAVGAGLAFVGGGLFATAIWEMGRARTTVIPHRAASALVTGGIFRLTRNPIYLGDVAFLLAAILWLDVPLALPLVPVFMRVIRVRFIEGEEARLRASFGAAFDDWAARVRRWL, encoded by the coding sequence GTGCCGAAATTCGTCGATCTGCCGCCTGTCTGGTTGCTGGCTTTTATTGGGGCCGTCTGGACGCTGGGCCATGCGCTGCCTTTGCCGCTGTTCGGGGCGCTGGGCGATGCTGTGGGGGCGGGTCTTGCCTTTGTGGGGGGCGGACTTTTTGCCACGGCGATCTGGGAGATGGGGCGAGCGCGGACGACAGTGATCCCCCATCGCGCAGCATCTGCCCTTGTGACGGGTGGGATATTCCGGCTGACGCGCAATCCGATCTATCTGGGCGATGTGGCCTTTTTGCTGGCCGCGATCCTATGGCTGGACGTGCCGCTTGCCCTGCCGCTTGTGCCGGTTTTTATGCGGGTGATCCGGGTCCGGTTCATCGAAGGGGAAGAGGCACGTCTACGCGCGAGCTTTGGCGCGGCCTTTGATGATTGGGCGGCGCGTGTGCGGCGCTGGCTTTAG
- the kynU gene encoding kynureninase: protein MTTDFTATRAAFDLPEGVIYLDGNSLGPLPKAAAARVARTVTEEWGQMLITGWNKAGWMDQPARIGDRIARLIGGEPGTVVMGDTLSIKVYQALASALELNPTRRVILSDTGNFPSDLYMADGLVRTLGNGYSLRTVAPEEVMDAIDDTVAVTMITEVDYRTGRRHDMAAITAKAHAMGALTIWDLAHSAGALPVDLAGVGADFAVGCTYKYLNSGPGGPAFIYVAPRHADTVRPALSGWLGHESPFAFDLAYRPGRGIERMRVGTPPVLQLAALEAAMDIWDQVDMADLRTRSLALTDRFIAGVEGTCPDLTLATPRDHAQRGSQVSFRHPEGYAIMQALIAEGVIGDFRAPDILRFGFTPLYIGFDEVDRAVDILSRIMATRAWDRPEFKTRAKVT, encoded by the coding sequence ATGACAACCGACTTCACCGCCACCCGTGCCGCCTTCGATCTGCCCGAAGGGGTCATCTATCTGGACGGCAATTCCCTTGGCCCCCTGCCCAAGGCTGCCGCTGCACGCGTGGCGCGCACAGTGACCGAAGAATGGGGCCAGATGCTCATCACCGGCTGGAACAAAGCGGGCTGGATGGATCAACCCGCCCGCATCGGGGATCGCATCGCCCGCCTGATCGGGGGTGAACCCGGCACGGTGGTGATGGGCGACACGCTGTCGATCAAGGTCTATCAGGCCCTCGCCTCTGCCCTCGAACTCAACCCGACGCGGCGGGTGATCCTGTCTGATACGGGCAACTTCCCCTCCGATCTCTACATGGCTGACGGCCTCGTCCGCACGCTTGGGAATGGCTATTCCCTGCGCACCGTCGCCCCGGAAGAGGTGATGGATGCCATCGACGACACCGTCGCCGTCACCATGATCACTGAAGTCGATTATCGCACGGGCCGACGCCATGACATGGCCGCCATCACCGCCAAGGCCCATGCCATGGGCGCGCTCACGATCTGGGATCTTGCGCATTCCGCAGGTGCCCTGCCCGTCGATCTGGCGGGGGTCGGGGCCGATTTCGCGGTGGGATGCACCTATAAATACCTCAATTCCGGCCCCGGCGGCCCGGCTTTTATCTATGTCGCCCCGCGCCATGCCGACACCGTCCGCCCCGCGCTGTCGGGCTGGCTTGGCCACGAATCCCCCTTCGCCTTCGACCTTGCCTATCGCCCCGGTCGCGGGATCGAACGGATGCGCGTGGGCACGCCCCCCGTCCTGCAACTCGCCGCACTCGAAGCGGCGATGGACATCTGGGATCAGGTCGATATGGCCGACCTCCGCACCCGCTCCCTCGCCCTCACTGACCGCTTCATCGCCGGGGTTGAAGGCACCTGCCCCGACCTCACCCTCGCCACGCCGCGCGATCACGCCCAGCGTGGCTCGCAGGTCAGTTTCCGCCACCCCGAAGGCTATGCCATCATGCAAGCCCTCATCGCCGAAGGCGTGATCGGCGATTTCCGCGCGCCTGATATCCTGCGCTTTGGCTTCACCCCGCTCTATATCGGGTTTGACGAAGTGGATCGCGCCGTCGATATCCTGTCTCGCATCATGGCCACCCGCGCTTGGGACCGGCCCGAATTCAAGACACGCGCCAAGGTCACCTGA
- the kynA gene encoding tryptophan 2,3-dioxygenase: protein MTQTPFDPARDGAQMSFDGRMSYGDYLQIDRILDAQHCMTDAHDELLFIIQHQTSELWMRLALHELDAARRCLDADRAPEAFKMLARVARIFEQLNSAWDVLRTMTPSDYSRFRDDLGQSSGFQSWQYRLIEFAVGNRNPAMLRPHAHRPDILARLVAELARPSLYDAALAHVARLGLPVPSAILTRDWAQSWSTNDDVRAMWETVYRDPARHWQAYELAEKLVDFEDYFRRWRFNHVTTVERVIGFKRGTGGTSGVSYLRRMLEVQLFPELWQVRTTL, encoded by the coding sequence ATGACCCAAACCCCCTTCGACCCCGCCCGAGATGGCGCGCAAATGTCTTTTGACGGGCGCATGTCCTACGGCGATTACCTCCAGATCGACCGCATCCTCGACGCACAACACTGCATGACCGATGCGCATGACGAACTCCTGTTCATCATCCAGCACCAAACGTCCGAGCTGTGGATGCGCCTTGCACTCCACGAACTCGACGCCGCCCGCCGCTGCCTTGATGCCGACCGCGCCCCCGAGGCCTTCAAGATGCTTGCCCGCGTGGCCCGCATTTTCGAACAGCTCAACTCCGCATGGGACGTGCTGCGCACCATGACGCCGTCGGATTATTCCCGCTTTCGCGATGATCTCGGCCAGTCCTCGGGCTTCCAAAGCTGGCAATACCGCCTCATCGAATTCGCTGTGGGCAACCGCAACCCCGCCATGCTGCGCCCCCATGCCCACCGACCCGATATCCTCGCGCGGCTCGTGGCGGAATTGGCCCGCCCCTCGCTTTATGACGCGGCCTTGGCCCATGTCGCCCGGCTCGGCCTGCCCGTGCCCTCGGCCATCCTGACACGTGACTGGGCGCAATCATGGTCTACCAATGACGATGTCCGCGCGATGTGGGAAACCGTCTACCGCGACCCCGCCCGCCATTGGCAAGCCTATGAACTGGCCGAGAAACTGGTGGATTTCGAAGATTACTTCCGCCGCTGGCGTTTCAATCACGTCACCACTGTCGAACGGGTTATCGGGTTCAAGCGCGGCACGGGCGGCACGTCAGGTGTGTCCTATCTGCGACGGATGCTCGAAGTCCAACTATTCCCCGAGCTTTGGCAGGTCCGGACGACCCTTTGA
- a CDS encoding L,D-transpeptidase, producing MDHRFMRAPFPAVFKTFAALALATILSACVHEGGTTMSNVKPGEPKLVEGAYLATKDANIDIPALPVEEIPQQFRRQSVYFETAEAPGTIIINPSQRVLHYVTGKNQAIRYGISVGRAGFEWAGTAIVNEKKPWPTWTPPKEMIARDPKLAKWEKGQPGGPTNPLGARAIYLTTNGVDYGYRIHGTPEWRSIGRNASSGCIRMINQDVIDLYNRLQGGEKVVVLTRDGEYPTRLILPPPTPVKKVEPAPVVVPAAMPSFNPLLQGVPPALQAPAATTPSTTAPSTTTTTTTNG from the coding sequence ATGGACCACCGATTTATGCGCGCCCCCTTCCCTGCCGTTTTCAAGACCTTTGCCGCCCTTGCCCTTGCCACCATTCTTTCCGCCTGCGTCCACGAAGGCGGGACAACAATGTCCAACGTCAAGCCGGGCGAACCGAAGCTTGTCGAAGGGGCCTATCTGGCTACCAAGGATGCCAATATCGACATCCCCGCCCTGCCGGTCGAGGAAATCCCCCAACAGTTCCGCCGCCAGTCCGTCTATTTCGAAACAGCCGAGGCACCGGGAACCATCATCATAAACCCATCCCAGCGCGTGCTGCATTACGTGACGGGCAAGAACCAGGCGATCCGCTATGGCATCTCGGTCGGACGTGCGGGCTTTGAATGGGCCGGCACCGCCATCGTCAACGAAAAGAAACCCTGGCCGACTTGGACCCCGCCAAAGGAAATGATCGCCCGCGACCCGAAACTGGCGAAATGGGAAAAAGGCCAGCCGGGAGGTCCGACCAACCCGCTTGGCGCCCGCGCCATCTACCTGACAACGAACGGCGTGGATTACGGCTACCGCATCCACGGCACGCCGGAATGGCGGTCGATCGGGCGGAATGCCTCATCGGGCTGCATCCGTATGATCAATCAGGATGTGATCGACCTCTACAACCGCCTTCAGGGTGGCGAAAAGGTTGTCGTGCTGACGCGCGATGGCGAATACCCCACCCGCCTGATCCTGCCGCCGCCCACGCCGGTGAAAAAGGTGGAACCCGCCCCCGTTGTCGTGCCCGCCGCCATGCCCAGCTTCAACCCGCTGCTGCAAGGCGTGCCACCCGCGCTTCAGGCCCCGGCGGCCACCACGCCCAGCACCACCGCGCCGTCCACGACAACGACCACAACGACAAACGGCTGA
- a CDS encoding D-lyxose/D-mannose family sugar isomerase → MKRSRINEIMAAADDMIRHYGFVLPPFAYWSPDEFKARKDSAGAIIQARMGWDITDYGQGAFDELGLFLFTLRNGRLADLQRGGGMCYAEKLLISRADQHSPCHTHVVKAEDIINRGGAKLAVRLNGSNPDGSFSETQGGVVHCDGVPRPFTGGEVILLSPGESVTLMPGDWHAFWGEGGDVLIGEVSTVNDDVTDNVFVSKKIGRFSEIEEDVAPKHLLVSDYDRWLA, encoded by the coding sequence ATGAAACGGTCACGCATCAACGAGATCATGGCAGCGGCGGATGACATGATCCGCCATTATGGGTTCGTCCTGCCTCCCTTCGCTTATTGGTCGCCGGACGAATTCAAGGCGCGGAAAGACAGCGCGGGGGCGATCATCCAGGCCCGGATGGGGTGGGACATCACCGATTACGGGCAGGGGGCATTTGATGAGTTGGGGCTGTTCCTGTTCACGCTGCGGAACGGGCGGCTGGCCGATCTGCAGCGTGGCGGTGGCATGTGCTATGCTGAAAAGCTGTTGATCTCGCGGGCGGATCAGCATTCGCCCTGCCATACCCATGTGGTCAAGGCTGAGGATATCATCAACCGCGGCGGGGCCAAGTTGGCCGTGCGGTTGAACGGGTCGAACCCGGATGGGAGCTTTTCCGAAACCCAAGGTGGTGTGGTGCATTGCGACGGGGTGCCGCGGCCGTTCACAGGGGGCGAGGTCATCCTTTTGTCGCCGGGGGAAAGCGTGACGCTGATGCCGGGGGATTGGCACGCCTTCTGGGGTGAGGGCGGCGATGTGCTGATCGGCGAGGTGTCGACGGTGAATGACGACGTCACCGACAATGTCTTTGTTTCCAAGAAGATCGGGCGGTTTTCCGAAATCGAAGAGGATGTTGCGCCAAAGCATCTTTTGGTGTCGGATTACGATCGCTGGCTGGCCTGA
- a CDS encoding MATE family efflux transporter translates to MIGAIWREVPGIVGLALPIVMGLAASTLIGVTDSVMLAPLGPVPLAAVGLTGAVAVLFYAAIYGLLSALSVRIGAAWGAGAGLAIPGILRSGLALGALVGVGSAVLMAALWPLLPLLRQPEEVVGAMRAYWFWICAFLIPFAVLTVFKSAFEAVDRPWLGTAFAFLGVVINVPLNYALIWGIGPLPQLGLTGAGLASFLAETLALLAAYLWWRLAPSMRRLRLRRQVALRDMGVTFREGAPLGAMYVVETASVSVATLMIGAFGTVALAGNQVAQAVGGVLYMLPLGVAGAVAIRVAQERGAANMGALRPIALAAVVVAGVWLVAAAVALALEGEAIARLVTDDPEVVAVAAAIFLVFAPMQISDAVQSAMLGSLRGLSDTAWPAVVSAIAYWPVALPLGYALAHWGGMGPSGIWAGYILALAAAGVALTLRFWRRTALLGDGA, encoded by the coding sequence TTGATCGGAGCGATCTGGCGGGAAGTGCCGGGGATCGTGGGTCTGGCGCTGCCGATCGTGATGGGGTTGGCGGCATCGACGCTGATCGGGGTGACGGATTCGGTGATGCTGGCGCCTTTGGGGCCGGTTCCACTGGCGGCGGTCGGGCTGACCGGGGCGGTGGCGGTGCTGTTCTATGCGGCGATCTATGGCCTGTTGTCGGCGCTGTCGGTGCGGATTGGGGCCGCTTGGGGCGCGGGTGCGGGGCTGGCGATACCGGGTATCCTGCGGTCTGGGCTGGCCTTGGGCGCGTTGGTGGGGGTGGGTTCGGCGGTGCTTATGGCGGCGCTGTGGCCATTGCTGCCGCTGTTGCGCCAGCCAGAAGAGGTTGTGGGGGCGATGCGGGCCTATTGGTTCTGGATCTGTGCCTTCCTGATCCCCTTTGCGGTGCTGACTGTCTTCAAGTCGGCTTTCGAGGCGGTGGATCGCCCTTGGCTGGGGACGGCCTTTGCCTTTCTCGGCGTCGTGATCAACGTGCCACTGAACTATGCGCTGATCTGGGGGATCGGTCCTCTGCCGCAATTGGGGCTGACGGGGGCAGGGCTTGCCTCGTTCCTTGCCGAGACGCTGGCCTTGCTGGCGGCCTATCTCTGGTGGCGCCTTGCCCCGTCGATGCGGCGGTTGCGGCTGCGGCGGCAGGTGGCGCTGCGCGACATGGGGGTGACGTTCCGTGAGGGCGCGCCACTTGGGGCGATGTATGTGGTGGAAACCGCGTCGGTCAGCGTGGCGACGCTGATGATCGGGGCCTTTGGCACGGTGGCCTTGGCGGGAAATCAGGTGGCGCAGGCGGTGGGCGGGGTTCTTTATATGCTGCCGCTTGGCGTAGCGGGCGCGGTGGCGATCCGTGTGGCGCAGGAACGGGGGGCGGCGAATATGGGCGCGCTTCGCCCCATTGCGCTGGCCGCTGTGGTGGTGGCGGGGGTCTGGCTGGTTGCAGCGGCAGTGGCGTTGGCGTTGGAAGGGGAGGCGATTGCACGGCTGGTGACCGACGACCCTGAGGTGGTGGCGGTGGCGGCGGCGATCTTTCTGGTCTTTGCGCCGATGCAGATCAGCGACGCGGTGCAATCGGCGATGCTGGGGTCGCTGCGGGGGCTGTCTGATACTGCTTGGCCTGCGGTGGTGTCGGCCATTGCCTATTGGCCCGTGGCCCTGCCGCTTGGCTATGCCTTGGCGCATTGGGGCGGTATGGGGCCTTCGGGCATCTGGGCGGGCTATATCCTTGCGCTGGCTGCGGCCGGGGTGGCGCTGACGTTGCGGTTCTGGCGCAGAACGGCCTTGTTGGGGGATGGGGCATAG
- a CDS encoding TetR/AcrR family transcriptional regulator: MSISAQPTLRPQGRAEAAEQTAARLLATARQSFATQGFAHVSLDALAAEAGVTRGALHHHFQNKAGLFEAVFRAVDAEIGDELDRIYDAAGDPWHGLTACYHAYLDLALQPANARILFRDAPAVMGARAMDILMESGFATIVEELAALIAAGRIRPLDPVAAAHLLNGAVMAQALWLAGCDGGTDAQRSAAHAALAAIFDGLTVTR; this comes from the coding sequence ATGTCAATCTCAGCACAACCCACCCTTCGCCCACAGGGCCGAGCCGAGGCCGCAGAACAGACCGCCGCGCGCCTGCTCGCCACCGCGCGGCAGTCCTTTGCCACCCAAGGGTTCGCCCATGTCTCGCTCGATGCATTGGCCGCCGAGGCAGGCGTGACCCGTGGCGCATTGCATCACCATTTTCAGAACAAGGCCGGGCTGTTCGAGGCCGTCTTCCGTGCCGTCGATGCCGAAATCGGGGATGAACTTGACCGCATCTACGACGCCGCAGGCGACCCGTGGCACGGCCTCACCGCCTGTTATCACGCTTATCTCGACCTCGCGCTGCAACCCGCCAATGCGCGCATCCTCTTTCGCGATGCGCCTGCCGTCATGGGGGCCCGCGCGATGGATATCCTGATGGAAAGCGGCTTTGCCACCATCGTCGAAGAACTTGCAGCCCTTATAGCGGCGGGGCGTATCCGCCCGCTTGACCCCGTCGCAGCAGCGCATCTGCTGAACGGTGCGGTGATGGCGCAGGCGCTCTGGCTCGCGGGTTGCGATGGCGGCACGGATGCGCAGCGCAGCGCCGCGCATGCCGCGCTCGCGGCCATCTTCGACGGTCTTACCGTGACGCGCTGA
- a CDS encoding gamma-glutamyl-gamma-aminobutyrate hydrolase family protein produces MTAQGRRPVVGIIGNMNMINNEYPVHAGGLMNSEAVAKVAGCLPVIIPTNPAFVSVEELLEFCDGFLLTGGRPNVHPSEYGEAETPAHGSFDRCRDAVTLPLVRECVARGQPFLGICRGFQEVNVALGGTLHPEIRDLPGRMNHRMPPDGTMEEKFALRHSVRFTPGGVFHRLMGAEEVMTNTLHGQGIARAGQGIVIDGLAPDGTPEAIYVKDAPGFTLSVQWHPEWNAAADPVSRPLFTAFGKAVAEFAAARRAGPAALARRA; encoded by the coding sequence ATGACAGCCCAAGGCCGCCGACCTGTTGTCGGGATCATCGGCAACATGAACATGATCAACAACGAATATCCCGTCCATGCCGGTGGCCTTATGAATTCCGAGGCGGTGGCGAAGGTGGCGGGATGCCTGCCGGTGATCATTCCAACGAACCCGGCTTTCGTGTCGGTTGAGGAGTTGCTGGAGTTTTGCGATGGGTTCCTTTTGACCGGGGGGCGCCCGAATGTGCATCCGAGCGAATATGGCGAGGCAGAGACGCCCGCGCATGGCAGTTTCGACCGCTGCCGGGATGCGGTGACGCTGCCCTTGGTGCGGGAGTGCGTCGCGCGGGGACAGCCCTTCCTTGGCATTTGCCGTGGGTTTCAAGAGGTGAATGTGGCGCTGGGCGGCACGCTACACCCCGAGATCCGCGATCTGCCGGGGCGGATGAACCATCGGATGCCGCCTGATGGCACGATGGAAGAGAAGTTCGCCCTGCGCCATTCGGTGCGGTTCACGCCGGGGGGCGTGTTTCATCGGCTGATGGGGGCGGAAGAAGTGATGACCAACACGCTGCACGGGCAGGGGATCGCGCGGGCGGGTCAGGGGATCGTGATTGACGGTCTGGCCCCGGATGGGACGCCCGAGGCGATCTATGTGAAGGATGCGCCGGGGTTTACCCTTTCGGTGCAATGGCATCCGGAATGGAATGCCGCCGCCGATCCGGTGTCGCGGCCGCTGTTCACGGCCTTTGGCAAGGCGGTGGCGGAATTTGCCGCCGCACGGCGGGCGGGGCCTGCAGCTTTGGCACGGCGGGCCTGA
- a CDS encoding DUF305 domain-containing protein, producing the protein MTRHLSIAALLSLTFALPLAAQTADHSGHGMSHGADHGMMDDSPSTMAFKDANARMHMGMDIPFTGNADIDFIRGMIAHHQGAIDMSRVVIDHGTDSDVKKLAEEIIAAQEGEIKWMQDWLAKNGG; encoded by the coding sequence ATGACCCGCCACCTGTCCATCGCCGCCCTTCTTTCCCTGACCTTCGCCCTTCCCTTGGCGGCCCAGACGGCGGATCATTCCGGCCATGGCATGTCGCATGGGGCCGACCACGGGATGATGGACGACAGCCCCTCCACCATGGCCTTTAAGGATGCCAATGCCCGCATGCATATGGGCATGGATATCCCCTTCACCGGCAATGCCGATATCGATTTCATCCGTGGCATGATCGCCCACCATCAGGGGGCCATAGACATGTCGCGCGTCGTGATCGACCACGGCACCGACTCCGATGTGAAGAAGCTGGCAGAAGAGATCATCGCAGCCCAGGAAGGCGAGATCAAATGGATGCAGGATTGGCTTGCCAAGAACGGCGGCTAA